A genomic region of Streptomyces sp. R33 contains the following coding sequences:
- a CDS encoding site-2 protease family protein has product MGHQGSRSERQISSVFLGIAAVMAVTGWAVWTGYSTSTGLAVFLFVTSAWIVSLCLHEYAHARTALHSGDLTVGAKGYLTLNPLKYTHALLSIILPVIFVIMGGLGLPGGAVYIERDRIQGRWKHSLISAAGPLTNVAFAIVCTAPFWLDALDGVPLPFRFALAFLALLQVSAAILNFLPVPGLDGYGIIEPWLSYRIRREVAPLAPFGLIAVFALLWIPEVNGFFFDVVRDLLASLGVSDLETYCGRDLYRFWQDANGFCAVPQ; this is encoded by the coding sequence ATGGGTCATCAGGGCAGCCGCAGCGAGCGGCAGATCAGTTCCGTATTCCTCGGGATCGCCGCCGTCATGGCGGTCACCGGGTGGGCCGTGTGGACGGGGTACTCGACGAGCACCGGGCTCGCCGTGTTCCTCTTCGTGACCTCGGCCTGGATCGTCTCCCTGTGCCTGCACGAGTACGCGCACGCCCGCACGGCCCTGCACAGCGGCGACCTCACGGTCGGGGCCAAGGGCTACCTGACGCTGAACCCGCTGAAGTACACGCACGCGCTGCTCAGCATCATCCTGCCGGTGATCTTCGTGATCATGGGCGGGCTGGGCCTGCCCGGCGGCGCCGTGTACATCGAGCGGGACCGGATCCAGGGCCGCTGGAAGCACAGCCTGATCTCTGCGGCGGGCCCGCTGACCAACGTGGCCTTCGCGATCGTCTGCACGGCGCCGTTCTGGCTGGACGCCCTCGACGGCGTCCCGCTGCCGTTCCGCTTCGCGCTCGCGTTCCTCGCGCTGCTCCAGGTCTCGGCGGCGATCCTGAACTTCCTGCCGGTCCCGGGCCTGGACGGCTACGGGATCATCGAGCCCTGGCTCTCGTACCGGATCCGCCGCGAGGTCGCGCCGCTGGCGCCGTTCGGGCTGATCGCCGTCTTCGCGCTGCTGTGGATCCCGGAGGTCAACGGGTTCTTCTTCGACGTGGTGCGCGATCTGCTGGCCTCGCTGGGCGTGTCGGACCTGGAGACCTACTGCGGCCGCGACCTCTACCGCTTCTGGCAGGACGCGAACGGCTTCTGCGCGGTCCCGCAGTAG